In Dysidea avara chromosome 3, odDysAvar1.4, whole genome shotgun sequence, a single window of DNA contains:
- the LOC136249147 gene encoding uncharacterized protein — MSFRSRVDPVVAGLTASQKRQIVALYGGGQSQSGGRWDPIPVLSQEQIQLVLEEQQNEHRSHPLSPPYGSDERYVYRSQPMTNPTGAGISREMYRNPQPYSMPPGRTERLYSAPNEVHTGPLMYSHQYPSTTQPPLSSSYPSMTQPSSGRVPHPPLSTPYHSTTGHTASVNTAQSLSMEDNYPTDHNYAIMVIGVTGSGKSTACNFFCGQNVFNTKGGAVSVTTKSEAHSCYVLDKKVLLIDTPGFSDAYESEEQRMTDLGKALYYAQEGVHAIVICFNGTARFDLSTESVVNALDQLGTFWPHAFILYTHADDMGSNESEQKQQIFQWLSNPRCPDRLKWLLEHVQYRFVTVESRMKRGDNAYRQQKCREFLGMVEHVYHENHCQLYTNKLFKWAKEKYDKARREKMEQEEMLKNCQQSLSEHQDLLKSFEEQSITATRSQQESIDSLQQEIKSLQQQLQHQTSYSENRNEVYQQLSAKQTIEQEENRKLREMIKEQRDTMELIRQNHDHQMAEEKKLLQLQNQTVMERSVASMKEDMRDMQAENRELKREMRQSQQPQQLAVSHQREDSNPLADIANGVGSVAKGVGKIVNKCSIM; from the coding sequence ATGTCCTTCAGGAGTAGAGTTGATCCCGTTGTAGCCGGCCTTACTGCTAGTCAGAAAAGACAAATCGTAGCACTTTACGGAGGCGGACAATCGCAATCAGGCGGGAGATGGGATCCTATACCAGTACTTTCACAGGAACAAATACAACTCGTATTAGAAGAGCAACAGAATGAACATCGCTCCCATCCTTTATCACCTCCGTACGGGTCGGATGAAAGGTACGTCTACAGATCCCAGCCAATGACAAATCCAACAGGTGCGGGAATATCGAGGGAGATGTACCGCAACCCACAACCATACAGCATGCCACCGGGAAGGACGGAGAGATTATACAGTGCTCCAAACGAAGTTCACACTGGACCACTAATGTATTCCCATCAATATCCTAGCACAACACAACCTCCTTTGTCGTCTAGTTACCCGTCAATGACTCAGCCTTCCTCAGGACGAGTGCCCCACCCCCCTCTTTCTACACCATACCACTCCACAACTGGCCACACTGCTTCCGTCAACACTGCACAGTCTCTCAGCATGGAGGACAATTACCCTACAGACCACAACTATGCTATCATGGTGATTGGTGTTACTGGTAGTGGGAAGAGCACAGCTTGTAACTTCTTCTGTGGTCAAAATGTGTTCAACACAAAGGGAGGAGCAGTATCTGTGACAACCAAGAGTGAGGCTCATAGTTGTTACGTACTGGACAAAAAAGTTCTTCTAATCGACACTCCTGGTTTTTCTGATGCTTATGAGTCAGAAGAGCAGCGTATGACTGACCTGGGAAAGGCTCTTTACTATGCTCAAGAGGGAGTACATGCCATTGTGATTTGCTTCAATGGTACAGCAAGGTTTGATCTTTCCACTGAGAGTGTTGTAAATGCCCTAGATCAACTTGGTACATTCTGGCCTCATGCATTCATCCTATACACTCATGCAGATGACATGGGCAGCAACGAGAGTGAACAGAAACAGCAGATCTTTCAATGGTTGAGTAACCCCAGATGCCCCGATCGTTTGAAGTGGCTACTTGAGCATGTCCAATACCGTTTTGTGACAGTTGAGTCAAGAATGAAGAGGGGAGATAATGCTTACCGTCAGCAGAAATGCAGGGAGTTTCTTGGCATGGTGGAACATGTATATCACGAGAATCATTGCCAGTTGTATACCAATAAGCTGTTCAAATGGGCAAAGGAGAAATATGATAAAGCAAGAAGAGAGAAAATGGAGCAAGAAGAGATGCTTAAAAACTGCCAACAGAGTTTATCAGAGCATCAAGATCTGCTTAAGAGTTTTGAGGAGCAAAGCATCACAGCAACAAGGTCACAACAAGAATCCATTGATAGTCTGCAACAAGAAATCAAATCTCTTCAACAGCAACTGCAGCACCAAACCAGTTATTCTGAAAACCGAAATGAAGTTTACCAGCAACTATCAGCAAAACAAACAATAGAACAAGAAGAGAACAGAAAACTGAGAGAAATGATTAAAGAGCAACGTGACACGATGGAACTAATAAGACAAAATCACGATCACCAAATGgcagaagaaaaaaaattactacAACTACAAAACCAAACTGTAATGGAGCGAAGTGTTGCAAGCATGAAGGAAGACATGCGCGATATGCAAGCAGAGAACAGGGAACTAAAGAGAGAGATGAGACAATCCCAACAACCCCAACAACTTGCAGTTAGTCACCAAAGAGAGGATAGCAACCCTCTGGCAGACATAGCTAACGGAGTAGGTAGTGTAGCCAAAGGAGTAGGTAAAATTGTTAATAAGTGTTCTATAATGTAA
- the LOC136249146 gene encoding uncharacterized protein gives MDRYSVNRLTPRQKRQIASLYGKAPKPVGTWEPLPSLTKAETEQVLKEYEQRMEENKTAMSQPQVHSNHPVERTDSSNVHNVPRHTSSVFSSNFSNVDYSDSGRYSPSIQRSGVSTTSGPRRPVTDYITKAQPSTLPPQHYMQAHSSTLQTGAPPNRSVYQPSSNVNWTEPHQTKMTGVRTSQVHSMQPPSQATGFKRSSSPNIPAYTQPVTSQYPSSNWRGSSNRSISSSNVQQYSQVHSMQQPSFTTDQRRASSPHEMRSIQPPSTASNSNWSDNYSSHLMPAQSTSSHNNQSSTHEEHQTTSDSHCVSQLSTDLTSLGITLKLSSIEDMSNVDYSLLVVGVTGSGKSSTCNFFIGENVFETEGGAIAVTAKSDAHVQTILGKRVLFIDTPGFGDEFASDEVRMAELGRAILFAKDGVNAIVLCLDGSRRFDSSVANLLKEFEVLGAFWPYTFILYTHSADMGHNEEERKCKITEWLNHPKCPERMKWLFNKVSHRTMTVESKHYSMSTSYYQDKCQELLHMIEVISAHNHYQRYTNQFFQWAKKKYDHVKQQKIQHERQLKETQRSLWQYQSFVQDMEGDLHRKDQQYTDTMRRQQQYIYNLESQLRSCRDDERMKYQRHVAEVQQQMDQSRQEHQHVVSDHYASKEKMLAKYNEDSKQVAELESQSKKEAVDVFLDELRYELMVSNQERRELRDKVVYMDARLQMMQEEKGHQHKQENSSSSMSGMMVEGAKIMLPTVGKAAAKWLCSIM, from the coding sequence ATGGATCGCTACTCTGTTAACAGATTAACTCCCAGACAGAAGAGGCAGATTGCTTCGTTGTACGGTAAAGCGCCAAAACCGGTAGGCACATGGGAACCACTACCCAGCCTCACGAAGGCGGAGACCGAACAAGTTTTGAAAGAATATGAACAGAGAATGGAAGAAAACAAAACGGCGATGTCTCAACCGCAAGTACACTCTAACCATCCTGTAGAACGGACAGACTCATCAAATGTACACAATGTGCCACGGCACACCTCAAGTGTATTTTCAAGTAATTTTTCCAATGTCGACTACTCTGATAGCGGACGATATTCTCCCTCCATTCAACGGTCTGGGGTAAGCACTACTAGTGGTCCTAGGAGACCAGTGACTGATTACATCACTAAAGCACAGCCAAGCACTTTACCACCACAACACTACATGCAGGCGCACTCTAGTACACTTCAAACTGGTGCTCCTCCTAACAGATCAGTGTACCAACCTTCGTCAAACGTCAACTGGACCGAACCTCATCAAACTAAGATGACTGGTGTGCGCACCTCACAAGTCCATTCCATGCAGCCACCATCTCAGGCCACTGGCTTTAAGAGATCATCATCACCTAACATTCCAGCCTACACTCAACCAGTGACCTCTCAGTATCCATCAAGTAATTGGAGGGGATCTAGTAACAGATCCATTAGTTCATCAAATGTACAACAGTATTCACAAGTGCATTCCATGCAGCAGCCATCATTTACTACTGACCAAAGAAGGGCGTCGTCACCACATGAAATGAGATCAATTCAACCACCATCTACTGCCTCAAATAGCAACTGGAGTGACAATTATTCTTCTCATCTGATGCCAGCTCAATCAACATCTTCTCATAATAATCAGTCATCAACACATGAAGAACACCAGACCACATCAGATTCACATTGTGTCTCCCAGTTAAGCACTGATCTGACATCTCTTGGTATTACTCTTAAGTTATCTTCCATTGAGGACATGTCTAATGTGGACTATTCGTTGTTAGTTGTTGGTGTTACAGGAAGTGGGAAAAGTTCTACTTGTAACTTTTTTATTGGTGAGAACGTTTTTGAAACTGAAGGTGGTGCCATTGCTGTTACTGCTAAAAGTGATGCACACGTCCAGACTATTTTAGGAAAACGGGTCTTGTTTATTGATACACCTGGGTTTGGGGATGAGTTTGCTTCAGATGAAGTTCGTATGGCAGAACTGGGTAGGGCTATTCTGTTTGCTAAAGATGGTGTCAATGCTATAGTCCTGTGTCTTGATGGGTCCCGTAGATTTGATAGCTCTGTTGCTAACTTGTTAAAAGAATTTGAAGTTCTGGGAGCATTTTGGCCATACACGTTTATACTGTACACCCACTCTGCTGATATGGGACACAATGAAGAAGAACGGAAATGCAAAATCACTGAATGGCTAAACCACCCCAAATGTCCTGAACGTATGAAGTGGCTGTTTAACAAAGTATCCCATCGTACAATGACTGTGGAATCCAAGCACTACAGTATGAGTACAAGCTATTACCAGGACAAGTGTCAGGAGTTGTTACACATGATAGAGGTGATCTCTGCTCATAACCATTACCAACGGTACACCAACCAATTCTTCCAGTGGGCTAAAAAGAAATATGACCATGTGAAACAACAAAAAATTCAGCATGAGAGACAGCTGAAAGAGACACAGAGAAGTTTGTGGCAATATCAGAGCTTTGTGCAGGACATGGAGGGAGACCTCCATCGTAAGGACCAGCAATACACAGATACAATGAGAAGGCAGCAGCAATACATTTATAATCTTGAGAGTCAGCTGAGAAGTTGTCGTGATGATGAGAGGATGAAATATCAGAGGCATGTAGCAGAAGTGCAACAACAGATGGACCAATCCAGACAAGAACACCAACATGTTGTCAGTGACCATtatgcatcaaaagaaaaaatgtTAGCCAAGTATAATGAAGATTCCAAACAGGTTGCTGAGTTAGAATCACAATCTAAGAAAGAAGCTGTTGATGTTTTCTTAGACGAACTAAGATATGAGCTAATGGTTAGTAATCAGGAGCGACGGGAGCTGAGAGACAAAGTTGTTTACATGGATGCTAGGTTGCAGATGATGCAAGAAGAAAAAGGTCATCAGCATAAACAAGAAAACAGCTCTTCATCAATGAGCGGGATGATGGTGGAGGGAGCTAAAATAATGTTGCCCACGGTTGGCAAGGCAGCAGCAAAATGGTTGTGTTCaattatgtaa